The Pseudomonas viciae genomic interval CTGCACAACAGCTTCGGTTACCTGCTGGGGTATTTCACCGGGCGCCTGTTCGGGTTGCCACTGGCCCAGCGCAAGACCCTGTCGCTGGAAGTGGGCATGCAGAATTCCGGCCTGGGCGCCGCGTTGGCCAGCGCGCATTTCTCGCCACTGGCGGCAGTGCCCAGCGCGCTGTTCAGCGTCTGGCACAACATTTCCGGGGCATTGCTCTCGACCTATTTCCGGCGCATGAGCGAAAAACAGGACCGTGAACTGCTCGCCCGACAAGCAGCGGACTGACAGGCAGACTTGATCGAGCGGTCAATAATTGGCACTCTATCGCCCAGCGCGGGGACGACCCCGCCACTCGATCAAGCTCTATCCGGGGACGACCCCATCCATCGATGGAGGTGTGTGATGTCCTGGATCATTCTGTTTTTTGCCGGCCTGTTCGAAGTCGGCTGGGCGGTCGGCCTGAAGTACACTGACGGCTTCAGCCGCCCGCTCCCCACTGCACTGACCATTGCCGCCATGGCGATCAGCCTAGGCCTGCTCGGCCTGGCGATGAAGGAATTGCCCTTGGGCACGGCCTATGCGATCTGGACCGGGGTCGGTGCCGTGGGCACGGTGATCGCCGGGATCATTTTGTTTGGGGAATCGATGGCGTTGGTTCGGTTGGCCAGCGTGGCGTTGATCGTTGCCGGGTTGATCGGGCTCAAGGTCAGCGCCTGAATGCTCCTGCAG includes:
- the sugE gene encoding quaternary ammonium compound efflux SMR transporter SugE, with the protein product MSWIILFFAGLFEVGWAVGLKYTDGFSRPLPTALTIAAMAISLGLLGLAMKELPLGTAYAIWTGVGAVGTVIAGIILFGESMALVRLASVALIVAGLIGLKVSA